From a region of the Methanolobus tindarius DSM 2278 genome:
- a CDS encoding winged helix-turn-helix transcriptional regulator — MKDCTIYKTVDIVGKKWSLCILHELYKGEHKCKRFNELKNKLQDVTPKTLSTRLKELEEHGLVDKIVDDTVFPIKSEYSLTESGEEFLHVLQNIKQWGLKWQFENPECGGTNCKTCEL, encoded by the coding sequence ATGAAAGATTGCACAATTTACAAAACGGTCGATATAGTCGGCAAAAAATGGTCGTTATGCATCTTGCATGAGCTTTACAAAGGTGAACATAAGTGTAAAAGGTTCAACGAGCTTAAAAATAAGTTACAGGATGTGACACCAAAGACACTTTCCACAAGGCTGAAGGAGCTGGAAGAACATGGCCTTGTTGATAAGATCGTTGACGATACAGTGTTCCCTATTAAATCAGAATACAGCTTGACAGAAAGCGGGGAAGAGTTCCTGCATGTGTTACAGAATATAAAGCAGTGGGGCTTGAAATGGCAGTTTGAGAATCCCGAATGTGGTGGCACCAACTGTAAGACATGTGAACTTTGA
- a CDS encoding PspC domain-containing protein has product MYKELRRSKEDRILAGVCSGIGLYTGIDPVLVRLIFAVGTFFSLGTGILIYIIAWIIIPEE; this is encoded by the coding sequence ATGTATAAGGAATTAAGACGCTCAAAAGAAGACAGGATACTTGCCGGTGTTTGCAGCGGTATTGGTCTTTATACGGGAATAGACCCGGTACTTGTCAGGCTCATATTTGCCGTAGGTACCTTTTTCAGTCTGGGTACCGGAATTCTTATCTATATTATTGCGTGGATTATCATTCCGGAAGAGTAA
- a CDS encoding glycerate kinase type-2 family protein — protein sequence MNEKMRNDAYAIMSEAIAAVDPKACIYRSVVKNGLELLINGRSYDLSLYDNIYIISFGKASISMTKAMEEILGDSLTSGIAITKYGFSGPLSKVEVYEAGHPTPDDNSIIAGKKVHDFLESTGANDLILFLISGGGSALVTYPRKGISLTDMAKLTDGLIRSGATIDELNTVRKHLCSIKGGGLAKMAFPSESISLILSDVVGDPLDVIASGPTVPDTSTYGDFHEIIERYSITLSPAVAGVLEDGLEGVIEETPSSEAPVFEKTSHYLVGNNALALMEAENKASELGYNTMVLTSSVIGEAREVAKVFAAIAREERRRGTPIPLPACILAGGETTVTMKGKGLGGRCQEMALSFAIEVADLNDVLLLAAGTDGNDGTTDCAGAYADGETIQNGKNLQLDAHMFLSNNNSHGFFKETGDLIKTGPTGTNVMDIYIILVDMF from the coding sequence ATGAACGAAAAGATGAGAAACGATGCCTATGCCATAATGTCAGAGGCGATTGCAGCGGTAGACCCAAAAGCATGTATTTACAGGTCAGTAGTAAAAAACGGCTTAGAACTGCTCATAAATGGCCGGTCTTATGACCTTTCACTTTACGATAATATCTATATAATCTCTTTCGGAAAAGCATCCATTTCCATGACAAAGGCAATGGAGGAAATACTGGGTGACTCACTTACCAGTGGTATTGCCATAACCAAATATGGATTTTCAGGTCCGTTATCAAAAGTAGAGGTATATGAGGCAGGACACCCAACCCCGGATGATAATAGTATTATTGCCGGAAAAAAGGTTCATGATTTTCTGGAAAGTACCGGTGCAAACGACCTGATACTTTTCCTGATATCCGGCGGTGGCTCGGCACTGGTAACATACCCCCGCAAGGGTATTTCGCTCACTGATATGGCAAAGCTCACCGATGGTCTTATACGCTCCGGTGCAACTATTGATGAACTCAATACGGTAAGAAAACACCTGTGTTCAATAAAAGGCGGTGGTCTTGCAAAAATGGCTTTTCCTTCAGAATCTATCAGTCTCATTCTCTCAGATGTGGTAGGTGATCCACTGGACGTTATTGCGTCAGGGCCAACTGTTCCTGATACATCTACTTACGGGGATTTCCATGAGATTATCGAACGATATAGTATTACGTTGTCACCTGCAGTTGCCGGAGTACTGGAGGATGGCCTGGAAGGTGTTATTGAAGAAACACCCTCATCCGAAGCTCCTGTTTTTGAAAAGACCAGCCATTATCTTGTGGGTAACAATGCCCTTGCACTTATGGAGGCTGAAAATAAGGCTTCTGAACTGGGTTACAATACAATGGTGCTGACTTCATCTGTTATAGGCGAAGCCAGGGAAGTTGCCAAGGTGTTTGCGGCAATTGCCAGGGAAGAAAGAAGAAGAGGTACACCAATTCCTCTTCCTGCCTGTATACTTGCAGGTGGTGAAACCACTGTTACTATGAAAGGCAAAGGCCTGGGTGGCAGGTGTCAGGAGATGGCACTTTCTTTTGCTATTGAAGTCGCCGATCTTAATGATGTTCTTTTACTCGCGGCAGGTACAGATGGCAATGATGGAACCACAGATTGTGCAGGTGCGTATGCCGATGGTGAAACTATTCAAAATGGAAAAAACCTTCAACTTGATGCTCACATGTTTCTTTCCAATAACAATTCCCATGGCTTTTTTAAGGAAACAGGCGATCTGATAAAAACAGGCCCCACGGGAACCAATGTAATGGATATCTACATTATTCTGGTGGATATGTTCTGA
- a CDS encoding YbhB/YbcL family Raf kinase inhibitor-like protein, translating to MFIQRPIVYLSVVLMMIFLVFSGCIGSDDVHEETTDVLDAKPEDTADNAAKNPDNDTMISDTLTITSSAFESAETIPAKYTCDDENINPYLGISGIPEDAVSLLLIMDDPDAPMGTFTHWVVWNIPVASQIDENSIPGVEGKNSAGQASYTGPCPPSGTHRYFFKVYALDSEIDLESGTERTLVEDAMSGHVLAYGELMGTYSRS from the coding sequence ATGTTCATTCAGCGTCCTATAGTGTATCTATCAGTTGTACTAATGATGATTTTTCTTGTATTTTCAGGTTGTATTGGTTCAGACGATGTTCATGAAGAAACAACTGATGTTCTGGATGCCAAACCAGAGGACACCGCAGATAATGCAGCGAAGAACCCGGATAATGATACTATGATTTCCGATACATTAACAATTACAAGTTCAGCTTTTGAAAGTGCTGAAACAATTCCTGCAAAATACACATGTGACGATGAAAACATCAATCCGTATCTGGGAATATCCGGTATTCCGGAAGATGCTGTTTCTCTTTTATTGATAATGGATGACCCTGATGCACCCATGGGTACATTCACTCACTGGGTGGTCTGGAATATTCCGGTTGCCTCTCAAATAGATGAAAACAGTATTCCGGGAGTTGAAGGTAAAAACAGTGCAGGTCAGGCATCATACACAGGTCCGTGTCCACCTTCGGGAACTCACCGCTACTTCTTCAAAGTATATGCACTTGATAGTGAAATTGATTTGGAAAGTGGGACTGAAAGAACTCTTGTGGAAGATGCGATGAGTGGACATGTACTGGCATATGGTGAACTAATGGGTACATATAGTCGCTCATAA